In the genome of Cupriavidus taiwanensis, one region contains:
- a CDS encoding flagellar protein FlhE, with protein MPGTARAARGACWLLAAVSACAWAAFDAGTRHAWTGSVNGPALHGRGQRAVSPPILPTGVLPQSEGVITSVRWRYSFAKTPPVELQAYLCNAQRCVLLPQAEGKTDAFFGDDATKGFVFAFRVPGQGSLVPVLQGRSNEVVVGFR; from the coding sequence CCCGGCACGGCGCGCGCCGCGCGTGGCGCTTGCTGGCTGCTGGCCGCGGTATCGGCGTGCGCGTGGGCCGCTTTCGACGCCGGCACCCGCCACGCATGGACCGGCTCGGTCAACGGCCCGGCCCTGCACGGCCGCGGCCAGCGCGCGGTATCGCCGCCGATCCTGCCCACCGGCGTATTGCCGCAATCGGAAGGGGTCATTACCTCCGTGCGCTGGCGCTACAGCTTCGCCAAGACGCCGCCGGTGGAACTGCAGGCCTACCTGTGCAACGCGCAGCGCTGCGTGCTGCTGCCGCAGGCCGAGGGCAAGACCGATGCGTTCTTCGGCGACGATGCCACCAAGGGGTTTGTGTTTGCGTTCCGGGTGCCGGGGCAGGGGAGCCTGGTGCCGGTGTTGCAGGGGCGGAGTAATGAGGTGGTGGTGGGGTTTCGGTAG